The following proteins come from a genomic window of Brevibacillus antibioticus:
- a CDS encoding YqxA family protein — protein MNVTMKLTGLLIILLVGVVLGLQTAERGISKVSGVPEGQAQTFSIKKVDQGQVEIAVMGKQVQTANPKEMVNYVSRIGLTLGGSIKSGAQSFVDWVGDFFEP, from the coding sequence ATGAACGTGACGATGAAGCTGACTGGACTGTTAATCATCTTGCTGGTCGGGGTAGTTTTGGGATTGCAAACGGCTGAGCGTGGAATATCCAAGGTGAGTGGAGTGCCTGAGGGACAGGCTCAAACCTTTTCTATCAAAAAAGTCGATCAAGGGCAAGTAGAGATCGCGGTAATGGGCAAGCAGGTTCAAACTGCCAACCCAAAGGAAATGGTCAACTATGTCAGTCGAATCGGTTTGACTTTGGGAGGAAGCATTAAAAGTGGAGCGCAGAGTTTTGTCGATTGGGTAGGGGATTTTTTTGAACCGTAA
- a CDS encoding ABC transporter ATP-binding protein has protein sequence MAEDLLIVKNLKKYYPITGGVLGGEVGVVKAVDDVSFTVKSGETLGLVGESGCGKSTTGRSLLRLIEPTSGEITFDGTDVMSLSTDAMRKMRRDMQIVFQDPFASLNPRHNIEKILEEPLIVHGLGSSAERKKRVQEMLEIVGLSSYHASRYPHQFSGGQRQRIGIARALMLKPKLIVADEPVSALDVSIQSQVLNLMQDLQREFGLTYLFIAHDLSVVRHISDRVGVMYLGRIVELTTSSQLYSNPLHPYTKALLSAVPSPDPDAVRERVILQGDVPSPAKPPSGCTFHTRCPHVTEECRTVRPEFADTGDGHFVACHLYKS, from the coding sequence GTGGCAGAAGATCTTCTGATCGTAAAAAATTTGAAAAAGTACTACCCAATCACAGGCGGCGTTCTTGGAGGGGAAGTAGGTGTAGTAAAGGCGGTAGATGACGTATCGTTTACCGTTAAGAGTGGCGAAACTTTGGGGCTTGTAGGTGAGAGCGGCTGTGGAAAGTCCACGACAGGGCGTTCCTTGCTGCGACTGATTGAACCGACCTCCGGTGAAATCACCTTTGACGGAACAGATGTCATGTCACTTTCCACAGATGCAATGAGAAAAATGCGACGTGACATGCAAATTGTCTTTCAGGACCCATTTGCTTCGCTCAACCCTAGACATAATATTGAGAAGATTTTGGAAGAGCCTTTGATTGTACATGGTCTGGGTTCTTCGGCAGAGCGAAAAAAGCGCGTGCAGGAAATGCTGGAGATCGTCGGTCTGAGCAGTTATCACGCGAGCCGCTATCCGCATCAATTCAGCGGAGGACAGAGGCAGCGGATCGGCATTGCGAGAGCACTGATGCTCAAACCCAAATTGATCGTTGCGGATGAGCCTGTGTCTGCACTGGACGTGTCCATTCAGTCGCAGGTGCTCAATCTCATGCAGGATTTGCAACGCGAATTCGGCCTTACATACTTGTTCATTGCCCACGATTTGAGTGTAGTGCGTCATATCAGTGATCGGGTAGGTGTGATGTACCTTGGCAGAATTGTCGAGCTCACGACGAGTAGCCAATTGTATTCCAATCCGCTCCATCCGTACACGAAAGCATTACTGTCGGCGGTACCTTCGCCAGACCCTGATGCGGTACGAGAAAGAGTTATCCTCCAGGGAGATGTGCCGAGCCCTGCAAAACCTCCAAGTGGCTGTACATTCCATACGAGGTGTCCCCATGTGACAGAGGAGTGTCGTACTGTGCGACCAGAATTTGCGGACACAGGCGACGGTCACTTTGTTGCTTGTCACTTATACAAGTCCTAA
- a CDS encoding ABC transporter permease yields MALLAYSIRRILMLIPVLVGMSIIVFSIIRAIPGDPALTILGEKATPQALADIREALGLNNPWYIQYFDYMKDVLSGNLGESLQTNAPISDEIMPYLAATTELTIVSMLIAVFIGVNAGILSAWKQNSWFDYCAMLIALVGVSIPIFWLGLMEQWVFAQELKWLPSVGRDDSRNPVEAITHFYILDTMVAGRWDQLWEVIKHLILPGIALGTIPMAIIARITRSSMLEVMRADYVRTARAKGLAQFWVVYKHALKNAMIPVLTVIGLQTGLLLGGAVLTETIFGWPGVGRYIVTAIGNRDYPVIQSGILVIATIFVLINLLVDLLYAYIDPRIKYR; encoded by the coding sequence ATGGCATTGCTAGCTTACAGCATTCGAAGAATATTAATGCTCATTCCTGTCTTAGTGGGCATGTCAATCATCGTTTTTTCCATTATTCGTGCCATCCCTGGTGATCCGGCTTTGACGATTTTGGGAGAAAAGGCAACACCACAAGCGCTTGCAGACATACGAGAGGCATTGGGTTTGAATAATCCTTGGTACATACAGTATTTCGATTATATGAAAGATGTTTTGAGCGGAAATCTCGGGGAATCGTTGCAAACGAATGCGCCGATCTCAGATGAAATTATGCCTTATTTGGCGGCGACGACTGAACTTACGATTGTGAGTATGTTGATTGCGGTGTTTATCGGTGTGAATGCAGGGATTCTTTCTGCGTGGAAGCAAAACTCCTGGTTTGACTACTGTGCGATGTTGATCGCCTTGGTTGGTGTATCCATTCCAATTTTTTGGCTAGGTTTGATGGAGCAGTGGGTGTTTGCCCAAGAACTGAAGTGGCTGCCATCAGTTGGTCGCGACGATTCGCGTAATCCCGTAGAGGCTATTACGCACTTTTATATACTGGATACGATGGTCGCTGGTCGTTGGGATCAGCTGTGGGAAGTCATCAAGCACTTGATCCTGCCAGGAATCGCGTTAGGTACGATCCCGATGGCGATCATTGCGCGCATTACACGTTCGAGCATGCTGGAAGTCATGCGTGCCGACTATGTCAGAACCGCTCGTGCAAAAGGGCTGGCACAGTTTTGGGTCGTGTACAAGCATGCGCTGAAAAATGCGATGATTCCTGTCTTGACAGTAATTGGTTTGCAAACAGGGCTGCTGTTGGGTGGAGCCGTTTTGACAGAAACGATCTTCGGATGGCCAGGTGTCGGTCGTTACATTGTGACCGCCATTGGAAACCGTGACTATCCGGTTATCCAATCCGGTATCCTCGTGATCGCGACGATTTTTGTCCTGATCAATCTCTTGGTCGACCTTCTGTACGCCTATATCGATCCACGCATCAAATATCGCTAA
- a CDS encoding ABC transporter substrate-binding protein: MKKRVLSATMTSLVALAMLIAGCSSTPTTKAPAEQSKTETPATTTEPAKTGPKQLIVGRGADTKGLDPITQTDGETFKVTENIMDTLVGFADGSTELAPSLAEKWEVTPDGLVYTLKLRSGVKFHDGTDFNAEAVKYNFERWSDKSHPQHAPEGFEYYVSQFGGYKGDATHIIKSVEAVDPTTVKFTLNRPLAPFLANLAMSPFAIGSPEALKKNVKKFNEHPIGTGPFKFVEWKHNDTITLEKNPDYWVQGYPKLDKLVFKVIPENTARLTALTSGEIDLMDGLNTDDIPAVKGNKDLQLFLRPTNNIGYIGFNVEKKPLDNPKVREAIAYAINKPEIVTAFFDGVGEPAVNPMPKTMWGHNNDIKDREFNLDKAKQLLAEAGHPNGFKIKFWAMPVPRPYMPEGVKIAEAIQQDLKKIGVDAEIVTMEWATYLEKTRLGEQEMFMLGWTGDNGDPDNFLTVLLDKNSIGSNNYSRWANEEAHQLMMKAQSTPDQAEREKMYKQVQEIIFKDVPMVPLAHSTPALAGKANIVDYNPHPKGSESLEKVDFK; this comes from the coding sequence ATGAAGAAGAGAGTTCTCTCCGCAACCATGACCAGCCTAGTGGCGCTGGCCATGCTGATTGCTGGATGCTCTAGCACTCCAACGACAAAAGCGCCGGCAGAACAATCAAAGACAGAAACTCCGGCAACTACAACTGAGCCTGCAAAAACTGGACCGAAGCAATTAATCGTCGGTCGCGGTGCAGATACAAAAGGGCTTGACCCAATCACGCAAACAGACGGTGAGACATTTAAGGTAACCGAGAACATTATGGATACATTGGTTGGCTTCGCGGATGGCTCAACAGAGCTCGCGCCATCTTTGGCTGAGAAATGGGAAGTAACTCCTGATGGTCTCGTTTATACGCTGAAACTGAGATCAGGCGTGAAATTCCACGATGGAACTGATTTCAATGCAGAGGCGGTCAAATACAACTTTGAGCGCTGGAGTGACAAGAGCCATCCACAGCATGCACCAGAGGGCTTTGAGTACTACGTGAGCCAATTTGGTGGTTACAAGGGTGACGCGACTCACATCATCAAATCCGTGGAAGCAGTCGACCCAACCACAGTAAAATTCACGTTGAATCGTCCGTTGGCTCCATTCCTTGCCAACTTGGCAATGTCTCCTTTCGCGATTGGTTCGCCTGAGGCATTGAAAAAGAATGTTAAGAAATTCAATGAGCACCCAATCGGTACAGGGCCTTTCAAATTCGTAGAGTGGAAGCACAACGACACAATCACGCTTGAGAAAAACCCTGATTACTGGGTCCAAGGATATCCGAAGCTGGATAAGCTGGTGTTCAAGGTCATTCCGGAAAATACGGCACGTCTGACTGCTTTGACATCTGGTGAGATCGACTTGATGGATGGTCTGAACACAGATGATATCCCGGCAGTAAAAGGCAACAAAGACTTGCAACTATTCCTCCGTCCTACCAATAACATTGGATACATCGGCTTTAACGTAGAGAAGAAGCCACTCGACAATCCAAAAGTTCGTGAAGCTATTGCTTATGCGATTAACAAACCTGAAATCGTAACCGCCTTCTTCGATGGGGTTGGAGAACCAGCAGTCAACCCAATGCCAAAAACGATGTGGGGACATAACAACGATATTAAAGATCGTGAGTTCAACCTCGATAAAGCAAAGCAATTGCTTGCTGAAGCAGGACATCCAAACGGCTTTAAAATCAAGTTTTGGGCAATGCCAGTTCCACGTCCGTACATGCCAGAAGGTGTGAAGATTGCAGAAGCAATCCAGCAAGACCTGAAGAAAATCGGGGTTGATGCTGAGATCGTTACGATGGAATGGGCAACGTATTTGGAAAAGACTCGCTTGGGTGAGCAAGAAATGTTCATGCTTGGTTGGACAGGTGACAATGGTGACCCTGACAACTTCCTGACTGTGTTGCTCGACAAAAACAGCATCGGTAGCAATAACTATTCACGCTGGGCAAACGAAGAAGCACATCAATTGATGATGAAAGCACAGTCTACTCCAGACCAGGCAGAGCGCGAAAAAATGTACAAACAAGTACAAGAGATCATCTTCAAAGATGTTCCAATGGTTCCGCTGGCACACTCTACACCAGCATTGGCAGGAAAAGCGAATATCGTAGACTACAACCCGCATCCAAAAGGATCTGAAAGTTTAGAAAAGGTAGATTTCAAGTGA
- the holA gene encoding DNA polymerase III subunit delta, translated as MPLLSAIREIRQKQFSPIYVLYGPESFLAEDFLALARKEMIDPEFMDLNMSVYDCTEIGLSEILQDAETLPFMGEHRLVIARQAYFLTGSKPSTKVESDPDALLDYLQNPPPYTTLILHTEAEKLDERKKLVKTLQQKTKVISFPLLKDGDLYGWIERQVGKYEAKIDRQQSMKLVERVGAELRLLDKEIEKMALFVGVGESITDDVIELLGARTLEQDVFALIEQVASGRLDKALRMMYDCMKTGEEPIKLLALLARQFRMLLHVKQLAPRGYSQQQVAGMIKMHPYAVKKAMEQARHFSEESLKKLLGILAEDDFRMKSGQVDKRLALELFIARAHDERMKKNP; from the coding sequence ATGCCACTCCTATCGGCTATTCGCGAAATACGGCAAAAACAATTCTCGCCGATCTACGTTTTATACGGTCCGGAGTCTTTTCTGGCCGAAGACTTTCTGGCGTTGGCCCGTAAAGAAATGATTGATCCAGAATTTATGGATTTGAATATGAGTGTGTATGATTGTACCGAAATAGGATTGAGTGAAATTTTGCAGGATGCGGAAACCTTGCCGTTTATGGGCGAGCATCGATTGGTGATTGCCAGACAAGCCTACTTTTTAACAGGAAGTAAGCCTTCGACGAAGGTAGAAAGCGACCCGGATGCTCTGCTCGATTATTTGCAAAACCCGCCTCCCTATACCACGCTTATTCTACATACAGAAGCTGAAAAGCTCGATGAAAGAAAAAAGCTGGTTAAGACGCTGCAGCAAAAGACGAAAGTGATCTCTTTTCCGTTGCTAAAAGACGGAGATTTGTACGGCTGGATAGAGCGGCAAGTGGGTAAATACGAGGCGAAAATCGATCGTCAGCAAAGCATGAAGCTTGTGGAGCGAGTGGGGGCCGAACTGCGTCTTCTGGACAAGGAAATCGAAAAGATGGCTTTGTTTGTCGGGGTGGGTGAAAGCATCACGGACGACGTCATCGAGCTGCTCGGAGCACGTACGCTGGAGCAGGATGTATTCGCGCTGATTGAACAGGTCGCTTCTGGGAGATTGGACAAGGCACTCAGGATGATGTACGACTGTATGAAAACAGGAGAGGAGCCGATCAAGCTACTGGCTCTCTTGGCGAGGCAGTTCCGCATGCTGTTGCATGTCAAACAATTGGCTCCGCGCGGTTATTCACAGCAACAGGTGGCAGGCATGATTAAAATGCATCCCTACGCGGTAAAAAAAGCAATGGAGCAAGCGCGTCATTTTTCTGAGGAGTCGTTGAAAAAACTGCTGGGCATTCTGGCGGAAGATGATTTTCGAATGAAGTCAGGGCAGGTGGATAAGCGTCTCGCCCTCGAATTATTCATTGCACGTGCGCACGACGAACGCATGAAAAAAAACCCCTAG
- the gpr gene encoding GPR endopeptidase, producing MAHNIDLSGYSIRTDLAVEAHELAQQQNQSDFEGIWLQADDSEPNVKVTRLHVETEEAGKEIGKLPGHYLTLEVPKLRDNDTSIEEQVAKRFAVEFAMFLEQLGITEDKKALVVGLGNWNVTPDALGPMVVENLLITRHLYTLAPETVGEGYREVSALSPGVLGITGIETSEIIFGVVEKSKPDFVICIDALASRALHRVNTTIQISDTGIHPGSGVGNKRKAIDRETLGVPVIAIGVPTVVFASTIVNDAITYLLGHFGQSMVESKRAFNKLALSTLPERKEPYTEEDLPDLESRKTFLGLVGSLPEEEKRQLIHEVLRPLGQDLVVTPKEVDEFIEGVANVIATGLNRALHSAVNEENSGSYTH from the coding sequence ATGGCACATAACATTGATTTGTCCGGTTATTCCATTCGAACGGATCTTGCAGTGGAGGCCCACGAGCTTGCCCAGCAGCAAAACCAGAGTGATTTTGAGGGCATTTGGCTGCAAGCTGACGACAGCGAGCCTAATGTAAAAGTAACGAGATTACATGTGGAAACGGAGGAAGCGGGGAAGGAAATCGGCAAGCTTCCAGGGCATTACCTGACGCTTGAAGTGCCAAAGCTACGGGATAATGATACATCCATTGAGGAGCAGGTGGCCAAGCGATTCGCCGTCGAATTTGCGATGTTTCTCGAGCAACTGGGAATCACCGAGGACAAAAAGGCTCTCGTCGTTGGTCTCGGCAACTGGAATGTGACCCCGGATGCGCTTGGACCAATGGTTGTGGAAAATTTATTGATTACACGCCATCTGTACACGCTGGCGCCTGAAACCGTCGGAGAAGGGTATCGGGAGGTCAGTGCGTTATCACCGGGGGTCCTTGGGATTACCGGTATAGAAACGAGTGAGATTATTTTTGGTGTCGTGGAAAAAAGCAAACCCGATTTTGTCATCTGTATCGATGCTCTTGCGTCCCGTGCGCTGCACCGGGTCAACACGACGATTCAAATATCGGATACAGGGATTCATCCAGGATCAGGGGTCGGAAACAAGCGCAAAGCGATTGATCGGGAGACACTTGGTGTACCTGTGATTGCGATAGGAGTCCCCACGGTCGTTTTTGCTTCCACGATTGTAAATGATGCGATTACGTACCTGCTGGGGCATTTTGGACAATCGATGGTGGAGAGTAAGCGGGCGTTTAACAAACTGGCATTGAGTACGCTGCCGGAGCGTAAGGAACCGTATACAGAAGAGGATTTGCCTGACTTGGAATCCCGTAAGACATTTTTGGGATTGGTAGGTTCACTGCCGGAAGAAGAGAAACGGCAACTGATTCATGAGGTCCTCCGACCGCTGGGACAGGATCTGGTCGTCACTCCAAAAGAAGTGGACGAATTTATTGAAGGCGTAGCGAATGTGATCGCAACAGGCCTGAATCGTGCCTTGCACAGTGCCGTAAATGAAGAAAATAGCGGCTCGTATACCCATTAA
- the rpsT gene encoding 30S ribosomal protein S20 yields MPNIKSAIKRTKTIEKRRAHRASQKSDLRTSIKSFEKAVAASDVALAKSTLLVAVKKLDKAASKGLIHKNAANRQKSRLMKKLNVLSAPVA; encoded by the coding sequence ATGCCAAACATTAAATCCGCGATTAAACGCACCAAAACAATCGAAAAGCGTCGCGCACACCGTGCTTCTCAAAAGTCTGATCTGCGCACTTCGATCAAGAGCTTTGAGAAAGCTGTCGCTGCTTCCGATGTAGCATTGGCGAAATCTACTCTTCTGGTGGCTGTGAAAAAGCTGGACAAGGCCGCTTCGAAAGGTCTCATTCATAAAAACGCAGCAAACCGTCAAAAGTCTCGTTTGATGAAAAAGCTTAACGTTCTGAGCGCTCCTGTAGCGTAA
- a CDS encoding anti-sigma factor family protein, producing MTNEEIFELMQRDLDGDLLESEQQLLHRLIQKDAQLQLMYNRLKDVSQQLEHLPPVVPPFSIVDSILPKLELAAAKPAAVKSTMNEEILPTLEVKRESSSLPESKKWKRMKVWMASLGSTAVAACLLVGMLFSGGDGKKEEVDSFQNGTDMTPAVMEQPKIVGPDAPTPPSNNPISSNSKEEKDKTKKTTRTATQTKSKRPPAKTVQKQTPPPKKSNPTPPPPPKKAVPPTPVITDDQPSSWPIGLDENPDREDKEPANDHKDDGGDKHEEKDKGKNKEKKKNKDDND from the coding sequence ATGACCAACGAAGAGATTTTTGAACTTATGCAGCGGGATCTGGATGGAGATCTGTTGGAGTCAGAGCAGCAATTGCTCCATCGTTTGATTCAAAAAGATGCTCAACTGCAGCTTATGTACAACCGTTTGAAAGATGTGTCACAACAATTAGAACATCTGCCCCCTGTCGTACCTCCGTTCAGCATCGTAGATTCAATCCTGCCCAAGCTGGAGTTAGCTGCCGCAAAGCCTGCTGCGGTGAAATCTACGATGAACGAGGAAATCCTGCCCACTCTGGAAGTTAAGCGCGAATCGTCTTCGCTGCCGGAATCAAAAAAGTGGAAGCGGATGAAAGTGTGGATGGCCAGTCTTGGTAGTACGGCCGTGGCTGCTTGCTTATTGGTTGGCATGCTTTTCTCGGGCGGTGATGGTAAGAAGGAAGAAGTCGATTCGTTCCAGAACGGAACGGACATGACGCCAGCGGTCATGGAACAACCCAAAATCGTTGGGCCAGATGCTCCCACTCCTCCAAGCAATAATCCAATATCTTCGAATTCCAAAGAGGAAAAGGACAAGACAAAAAAGACGACTAGAACGGCTACTCAGACGAAAAGTAAAAGGCCACCAGCAAAGACCGTTCAAAAGCAAACACCGCCACCGAAGAAATCGAATCCGACACCGCCACCGCCACCAAAGAAAGCTGTACCTCCAACGCCGGTAATAACGGATGATCAACCATCGAGCTGGCCGATCGGACTGGACGAGAATCCGGACAGAGAAGACAAAGAACCTGCTAATGACCATAAGGACGACGGTGGGGATAAGCACGAGGAGAAAGACAAGGGGAAAAATAAAGAGAAGAAAAAAAATAAAGATGATAATGACTAA
- a CDS encoding RNA polymerase sigma factor — protein sequence MQEAELIRMAQSGDHDALVELLRSIETSVYRSAYYILGNEQDALDASQEVLIRIYRKLDTYQEKAKFSTWVQRIVSNVCMDKFRAKKETVSIDEHELIIPDRNNVEEEILLTGLSNDIQEAIGRLPKQYRMVVVLRYLEDLSYQEIAETLDLPLNTVKSYLFRARQQLQELLYDYQKGGIG from the coding sequence ATGCAAGAAGCAGAGCTGATCAGGATGGCGCAATCCGGGGATCATGACGCGCTAGTCGAACTGCTTCGATCTATTGAGACCTCCGTTTACCGAAGCGCTTATTACATTCTAGGGAACGAACAAGACGCGCTTGATGCTTCTCAGGAAGTCCTCATTCGAATTTATCGGAAGTTGGACACTTATCAGGAAAAAGCAAAGTTCTCTACCTGGGTACAACGCATTGTCAGCAACGTCTGTATGGATAAATTTCGCGCGAAGAAGGAAACGGTCTCAATTGACGAGCACGAGTTGATCATTCCTGATCGTAACAACGTAGAAGAAGAAATCCTTCTCACCGGGCTGTCGAATGACATCCAGGAAGCCATCGGAAGATTGCCAAAGCAATACCGGATGGTTGTAGTACTCCGCTATCTGGAGGATTTGTCCTATCAAGAAATAGCGGAGACACTAGATTTGCCGCTTAACACGGTAAAGTCGTATTTATTTCGGGCTAGGCAACAGTTACAGGAGCTGTTGTACGACTACCAGAAAGGGGGGATCGGTTGA
- a CDS encoding ABC transporter ATP-binding protein, whose translation MSHPVLQIENLQTHFFTDRGQIPAVDGVTITVQKGEVVGIVGESGCGKSVTSLSVMKLVPNPPGRIVGGSIKFKGEDLVSVDEKRMRDIRGNEIAMIFQEPMTSLNPVFTIGDQIGESVRLHTKASKKDARARAIEMLKKVGIPRAEAIVDEYPHQLSGGMRQRVMIAMAMACNPALLIADEPTTALDVTIQAQILDLMRQLNQEADTAILLITHDLGVVAEMCHRVVVMYAGNVIEQGDVRTILKNPKHPYTIGLLNSLPKLEESQERLYSIPGNVPIPGSLTVGCRFAPRCDKVSDRCRSEMPELKVVGDNHLSRCWLTE comes from the coding sequence GTGTCACATCCTGTCCTACAAATCGAAAACCTGCAAACGCACTTTTTCACGGACCGCGGCCAAATCCCTGCCGTTGATGGCGTGACGATCACGGTACAAAAAGGAGAAGTAGTCGGCATCGTAGGCGAATCCGGCTGCGGAAAAAGCGTTACCTCCCTTTCCGTTATGAAGCTAGTACCCAATCCCCCAGGGAGAATCGTGGGAGGCTCGATTAAATTCAAGGGGGAGGACCTCGTATCTGTCGACGAAAAGCGAATGAGAGATATCCGCGGAAATGAAATTGCGATGATCTTTCAGGAGCCGATGACGTCGTTAAATCCAGTGTTTACGATTGGAGACCAGATAGGAGAATCAGTCCGATTACATACGAAGGCGAGCAAAAAGGACGCAAGAGCACGAGCCATTGAGATGTTGAAAAAAGTCGGAATTCCTCGTGCGGAAGCCATCGTCGATGAATACCCGCACCAGCTTTCCGGGGGTATGCGGCAGCGCGTCATGATTGCGATGGCAATGGCTTGCAATCCAGCGCTTTTGATTGCAGACGAGCCTACTACTGCGCTAGATGTGACGATTCAAGCGCAGATTTTGGACCTGATGCGCCAACTCAACCAGGAAGCAGACACAGCTATTCTCCTCATTACCCACGATCTAGGGGTCGTTGCAGAAATGTGTCACCGCGTCGTTGTGATGTACGCAGGCAACGTGATTGAACAAGGCGATGTTCGTACGATCTTAAAAAATCCGAAGCATCCTTATACGATCGGCTTGTTGAATTCGTTACCGAAGCTGGAAGAATCACAGGAGCGTCTCTATTCAATTCCGGGCAACGTCCCGATTCCGGGTTCGCTTACTGTCGGATGCCGTTTTGCACCTAGATGCGATAAGGTATCGGACCGATGCCGCAGTGAGATGCCAGAATTAAAAGTGGTAGGGGACAATCACCTTTCCCGCTGCTGGCTGACCGAATAA
- the spoIIP gene encoding stage II sporulation protein P has protein sequence MATLIQRQFVVLSFITAFLFVMTGVLSLGGNRIAISSSAIQQAASHISSLAILGWMGQEIPVLSETVQAQADDRTNSVTGFLFRLATNIQPGDLRSLLGRELPGMVTTEDARFVVQGKGASLADFYLEYPAHPRQVADQSQVVPIVEPKPEDTTKSGKTKPAPVPNSITEGRKIVYIYNSHNRESWFSETKSVGTSVDHPTRNISLISKYLSEALNDKGIGSDVSTDDIYQQLLNKKMHYSFSYAESLQVVKAATEKNKELFYFFDLHRDTAPRERTTVTIKGKTYGRVLFVIGKRNKSYEKNEAFATELHELMEKMYPELSRGVMEKGAKTDHGEYNQSLSPGSLLIEIGGTENSVQESKNTAEALADVFATYYRQAEKVGKTVSDEPAKR, from the coding sequence ATGGCGACGCTCATTCAACGCCAATTCGTTGTTCTTTCCTTTATAACCGCCTTCCTGTTCGTCATGACAGGAGTGCTTTCGCTCGGTGGGAACCGAATCGCAATTTCCTCCTCCGCCATTCAACAGGCTGCTTCTCATATTTCCAGTCTGGCGATTTTGGGGTGGATGGGGCAGGAAATTCCGGTTTTGTCCGAAACTGTGCAAGCACAGGCTGATGATCGTACGAATAGCGTAACGGGTTTTCTCTTTCGCTTGGCAACTAATATACAGCCGGGAGACTTGCGCAGCTTGCTAGGCAGAGAGCTCCCAGGAATGGTGACGACAGAGGATGCCAGGTTTGTCGTACAGGGAAAAGGAGCTTCTCTCGCAGATTTTTATTTGGAGTATCCCGCCCATCCTAGACAGGTAGCAGATCAATCGCAAGTAGTTCCAATCGTAGAGCCAAAACCGGAGGATACCACGAAGTCGGGTAAGACGAAGCCAGCTCCTGTGCCAAACTCAATCACGGAAGGTAGAAAAATCGTTTACATCTACAACTCGCACAATCGGGAATCGTGGTTTAGTGAGACGAAGTCAGTGGGAACCTCGGTCGATCATCCTACAAGAAATATATCGTTAATCAGCAAGTATTTATCAGAAGCGTTGAATGACAAAGGAATTGGTTCGGATGTGAGCACAGACGACATCTATCAGCAGCTGTTGAACAAAAAAATGCATTACTCCTTCTCCTACGCTGAATCTTTGCAAGTGGTCAAAGCGGCAACAGAGAAAAACAAGGAATTGTTCTACTTTTTCGATCTGCATCGAGACACAGCACCACGAGAGCGTACGACGGTCACGATCAAAGGAAAAACGTATGGAAGAGTATTGTTCGTCATCGGAAAAAGAAACAAAAGCTACGAGAAAAATGAGGCGTTTGCAACAGAGCTGCATGAGTTGATGGAAAAAATGTACCCAGAGCTTTCGCGTGGCGTGATGGAAAAAGGCGCAAAAACGGATCATGGCGAGTATAATCAGTCCCTCTCCCCGGGAAGTCTGTTAATAGAAATAGGTGGTACGGAAAACAGCGTGCAGGAAAGCAAGAATACGGCAGAGGCATTGGCTGATGTTTTCGCAACCTATTATCGGCAAGCTGAAAAAGTAGGCAAAACAGTTTCTGACGAGCCTGCAAAGAGGTGA